The Gordonia terrae genome contains the following window.
GCCTTCGGCTTGGTCCTGGGCTGGTAGGGCTGGGGTGCGTTGTCGCCGACGTAGAACGGTGCCGGCACCTTGGTTGCGGGATCACTGAGCCCGCCCTGGCACGTCGGCGGTCCCTCGACCCCGACCCGCGGCAGGTCATAGGGGTAGGCGTAGGGATCCTTGCCGGGCAGCAGGCCCGCGTCGAGCATCAGCATGCCGTTGCGTTCACCGAGGAACGGCGCCGCGACCTCGGAGGCGATCGCGCCCGCGGTGAGGAAGCACTTGATCCCCGGGGCGTTGTATCCCAGGAGCGCCGCGATGGGATCGAGATCCGACAGCGCTCCGATGAGCGTCTTCTTCGAGGGGGCGATGACCCCATCGATGGTGTTGGCCATCCCGGTGGCGTTGATGAGCAGTGCGTCGAGGTTGGACGTGTTGTCCACCAACGTGTTCCCGACAACGGTGAAGTTGTCGACGGTGCGCAGGAGATCGGGCATCGAATCCGCGTAGACGTTGGTGACGGTCGCGCCCTCCCGGAAGAGTCGGTTCAGGGCGGGCAGATGCGGATTGGTCTTGCCCAGCAGCATGGTCAGTTGCTCGAGGGCGTCGCCGATCTCCTCGCCCTGACCCTGCAGCGCCGTGTTGATCGCACCGAGGGTCGCGTTGAGTTTCTCCGGCTGCAGTTGCGCGAGCACCGAGACGAGTTGCTGATAGACGGTGTTCAGCTCGACGACCACCCGGTCGGCGGGGATCTCCGCTCCTGCGGTGAGTGTGCCCTCCGGCTCTCCGGGCACCACGAAGTTGACCGCCTTGGCGCCGAAGATGGTGTTCGACTTGATGTCCGCGGCCACATTGGCGGGGATCCTGGACATGTCGCCGTCGGCGATGTCGAGGGTCAGGATCGCATCGCCGCCGCGCTCGGAGATCTCGGCGACCCGTCCCACCTCGACGCCGCGCAGTTTCACCTTGGCGTCGGGGTTCATCACCAGTCCGGCGCGGGGGGCGACCAGGGTGACCTGCTGGGTGCCCTTGAAGGCACCGAGGAATGATGCGCTCGCCCCGATGATCAGCGCCAGCAGCACCGCGACCATGACGACCGCCGCCGTTCGGCGGGTGGCCCGTGAACGCTCTTGTCTCTTGCTCATGACTCAGCCCGCCAGGTTGAACTTGCCATCGGCGCCGTAGATGGCGAGGGAGGTCAGGAGTGTGATCACGACCACAACAACGAGCGACGCGCGGACCGCGTTCCCGACGGCGACGCCCACGCCGACCGGCCCACCCGAGGCGTTGTAGCCGTAATAGGTGTGGATCAGCATGACGGCGACCGCCATGCAGATCGCCTGCACGAACGACCACAGGATGTCCGACGGGATGAGGAACGTGTCGAAATAGTGGTCGTAG
Protein-coding sequences here:
- a CDS encoding MCE family protein, with product MVAVLLALIIGASASFLGAFKGTQQVTLVAPRAGLVMNPDAKVKLRGVEVGRVAEISERGGDAILTLDIADGDMSRIPANVAADIKSNTIFGAKAVNFVVPGEPEGTLTAGAEIPADRVVVELNTVYQQLVSVLAQLQPEKLNATLGAINTALQGQGEEIGDALEQLTMLLGKTNPHLPALNRLFREGATVTNVYADSMPDLLRTVDNFTVVGNTLVDNTSNLDALLINATGMANTIDGVIAPSKKTLIGALSDLDPIAALLGYNAPGIKCFLTAGAIASEVAAPFLGERNGMLMLDAGLLPGKDPYAYPYDLPRVGVEGPPTCQGGLSDPATKVPAPFYVGDNAPQPYQPRTKPKANSQKLFQILFGEPPRG